The Nothobranchius furzeri strain GRZ-AD chromosome 17, NfurGRZ-RIMD1, whole genome shotgun sequence nucleotide sequence TTCCCTCATTTAGGGACTCTTGCGGTGCTTTCCTCTTGCTCATTGTGGATTTTAGATACGTTAGAATGCTCCCTGCAATCCAGACAGTTTTACTAACCGGTAAAATACGTTTTAAGAAATTTAAATCTCCAGTTAGCTTACGGCTAGCACTTTAGCCAACGGTCACGCAGAACAATGACCTAATACGTAGAAAGGTGTGCGCATGCGCAATGCGTTACTGACCCCCAAACAGGATTGTTCTTTTTGTATTTTCATTAAAAATTGATCATTTTCACCAACATTTTTGGTGAAAAACTTATTATAGAACATTGTTTGCGATCTACACAGTAATTAAAAACATACAATGTACAGAAAAAGTAGTAAATATAAATAGCTGGCGTCTATCAGTAAATAGTGTAATTACAGCCTTTTATTTCAAATTTGCAGAATATCTGCTACTTATCCCCTACACAATAAAGCAACGTTTTTTTAAATAAGGTGCTTTAAATATGTTATTGTTTTGGAAGATACTAAAATTCAGTAACAATAAAGATAAAACCTTTCATATAAAACATGCCTCCTTAACTAATTATTACCATTTCCATAAAATCCCTCATTCTGTTACTTAGTAAATTGTGAAAAAAATCTCAACAAAATGGTTAATTTACAGGATAAATTCTACCTATTCTTGGTCCTCCTCATGTTTTAAGAATCATTTTTTACATAAACTTTGTCCCTAGAGAATATTTTAATGGCCTCTTCAATCTCAGAAAGCCTATAATCAAGATAAGTCCGATGGGATCGAACACTCAGATTGTCTGCTTTCAGCGGGAGTGAGAGCAGTTCAGTCACCAAGGAGCGATGGGCTACGGAAAAAAAAGACATAATTAGTTATGTGAAAATAGTTGTACATATTGTATTTACGGCACAACCAAAATGCTTTTGGTATCATTGCAAAGGTGGACACTTACTAGATTTTAGGGTTTTTAGTGTctcttgtctctcattctccggcATTAAGGTGTGACCAGCTGGGACTGTAGGGTCAGGTGTATTCCTCCTCTTCTCTTCCTTTTCCTTACGCCACTGCTCCTTCCTTTCCACAAGACTTGTGTGGGAACATCAATGACAGGAGAAAAAcatcaaagagataaaatttatttCTCAGTCGGTTCATTTAAATGTACACTCTGATGTTAAATCACTCACTACTGTGGTACTTGTCCTTTGATTGCACTGGGCACAGGGTTTTCTCTGAGATTTGTCAAAGACTGGGATCGGCGGACAACAGTTTTTCCAGCAGACCGAGCGTTATGTTTTATGAAGTCTATGGCCTGACCTTGCACCTgtaactttatttaaaaaaaacatacagAGTTGCAGATACATATAAGTTGAAAATGTGCTTCTCATTCAATTTCAAATACAATTCATGAAACAGGAATGACATGTTGTGGTCAAATtgtggtactgcagtccatgaaataacttctgggctgcttctgtttactggcttcCAATCTGTTCACAACACTGTTgttctttgcctgctggtgttgaattacaaactcAGGTGCAGTGTTTGCGTTGAAGACTAAGCAACTTTGCAGGCTCAaatacaaatggtaaatggcctgtatttgatatagcgccttcttagagatctacaacctcccaaggcacttcacaacacaacacaatcagtcattcacccatttacccacacattcacacgctgatggggatgagctatgatgtagccacagctgccctggggcgcaccgacagaggtgaggcctgccaaacactggcaccaccagcaggcaaggcagatgaatgaatgaatacattttatttaaaagcacctttcagaacacccaaggtcacttgacagaaaacacgtagtaaaatacaataaaacaacaataaaacccaaacaagaaaaaaaaaagcagagagaaacagttcaataaaatcagaggttgtaggcagatttaaacatgtgtgttttgagttttgttttgaaaagggtaaatctgtcgatgttcctgatgtctgggggaagtgagttccagagacggggagcagagcggctgaaagctctgctccccatggtagtgagacgggcagaaggaaccgcaagatggatggaagaagaagatctgagaggatgggatggggtgtgaatacttataaggtctgagatatatggaggagagaggttgtggattgctttgaaggtatgaaggagaattttgaagatggacctgaatttaactgggagccagtgaagctgctggagaaccggggtgatgtggtgaaaggaagggtttctggtgataatacgggctgctgaattctggaccagttgcagtttatgagtgagtttgttggggagaccattaaGATTAAGTATCTTTTCcaaagacacaacaacagcattctctggtcagagcctggatcgaacctgcaacttctgattactggacaacccactctacctcctgagctactgctgttccaGTGGGAACGGCTCTGGAACGAGGAAACATGGAGGCAGgatgattgtaaacaaagactacatcTCCTTGCAGCCTTTTAACAAGGGAAGAAAACTGGCAACCACCCAGTCGGCTGAGCAGGAaattgtttcaatgtaaccttccttccaacgtgaTTGAGACATTAGGCTGTTTTGTGAATATTTCCCTATAAAATCACTAcctattgcacctttaagtaaaACATTCAAATTGCCCCTGGGAATTTTTTGAATACAGaaatatttgttttgtttgttcccACCTTCAAGTCTGGGTCTTGTGTGGAGCTGCAGGAAGCTGGGTGCTGCACAACTACAGGTGAAGATTTTGAAGGTGAAGCAGAACTACAGTTTGAATGGGCCTTTAGAAAGTTTTGACACTGAGGCTTAACAGCTGGACTGGAAACCTAAACGAATGAAACATATGAGGTGGAAAAATTGCAAGGCAAAATTTTATCTCACGAAAGAGTTTTGAACTTGCCTCTAGGTGGGCCATCACTTTAGACGGGGTGTTCTGGTATTTTGAGGAGGTCCATAAAGCTTTAACTGGAACAGGGCCGCTCTGCGCCCTCTCAGCTTCCTGCTCTTTGCAGCGTTTCTGGATCTCCCGTAGCCGACGTACATTTTCTTTACGAAAGTCTTGTACTTTTTGTTCTACAGGGAAACAATACAAAAGCGGTTGGAATTAAAGTTACTGCTAAAGGTTTGCTAACGCAGATAAACGGCGTCAAAAGCAACTCCACAGACATCGGTGAGGCTCTGATGAAGGCGACAGCAGGAGCCAAAACTGTtagcaaaaaaggtaaaaacaagctttGCTACTCTGTGTACAGGATTTTTCAATAAGGATAAGGAAAAATTAACCTATTTATCCAAAGCAATTAGAGCTATTGAAATCAAGCCACTCTGGTAAGTCAGTCACTCTCACTCTGTTTGGGAACTGGAGTTACAGAGACACCGTCTAGTTTCAGTAGCTCTCCCACAAGTCCTTTTCGTCCATGTTCCAGAATATGAGTTGCATTAGGATTGATGCGAGGACGTTGAATTAGGGTATGAGCACTGTAGCAGTCTGGGTACAGCACAGGATCTGGAGCAAGCGGACCCAAGAAAAGGGCCAATGGCTTGTCGTGATTTCCCTCTAAGCGACCACGAgctgaagaaggagagagagaaaaaaatccaACATGTAATTAATTCTAAATGTATAATAAACTATGTGCAGTACAATTTCCAGTAATGGCGTACTAAATGATGCATATTAAGAATCAGTTATCAAAAAATTAACAAcgttgttgcagcatttcaaaGAAGATGTAAAGGTAGTTGAAGCAACTTTTTTGTTCAAGGTTTCACCACAAGATGGCACTGTGATTTTGTGAATGCCCTAGAAagtttatttaacatgtttatttaaagagcaagtcacctcctaccagagtctaactccactcccacttcatgtttgaaaaatgcagcaaatgctgttgcctggcagaccgagagggcggagccactaacaaatacacacactcacaggctcacgacagcattgtgacatcataatgtaccaatttacatcatagcatacctcttagccaacagcagtggcagatttaaattcaaatacagtgtatagtttttacctgacgacggcacaacactgacagttttaggcagaatatttaaattttaactaagatgcactgaagtgccaaatgattgactacacgtgtctgcagcacaattagacactcgtttatttagtttatcagcaaaaaaagttgatttgggggtgacttgctctttaaaatattatttttcatgttttcaatacattttgtagcatTTACAGGTGCACAGAATTAATCATTTTAGATGTTTGAGTAATTTTGAATTGGTTTATTTGATAAGTTGTGTTTAAGAGCGctgtgacgtcacttcctgtcTCTCGTAGTTTCGGAGATTTTATTGATGAGAACGGACAAATTTGTGCCAATTAAGAACATTTGAGAAGAAAGTTACGTGTTTTCAAGTCTACCGGCTTGTCTACTAGCAGACCAAAGTGgtatgtttattatttatttataaactcCATATGTTAGCAAACTTAAGGCAACTAACTTGTTAATTTGTACATGATTTATGCTTTTTCATTAGTTCTACGGTGTTCATGTGGTGTAAAGTTGAAGATGCAAGACTGCATTAAACATCAGATAGattatagattatccagagttatctctgtagttatgctgctataggcttagactgctggaggacacactgaccactttccacactctactctttcttctacaatctgctctttaactgtactatttcctgctatttcagctgttaactttattttctctctaagtgtttttctccccagaagaagctacaacgatgttctgctgagctgtggtggcctcatggagggggccatcgactagcacactgctgctaaccacttaaacattctctctctcctgataataactttttgcttcccttgacgttggatgtgctactactagtttacccgtttaattatagatccactaggataaatacaataaagtttatctctcaccaaatagaatatttaccaagaaatcacaatataactatagacacattactttgtctttgtctctgtgtgtgtgtgtgtgtgtgtgtgtgtgtgtgtgtgtgtgtgtgtgtgtgtgtgtgtgtgcgcgcgtgcctgctctgtcttctccatccccagtgagtcgtggaggatggctgcttatactgagccaggatcctctggaggtttcttcccgttaaaagggagttttcctctccactttcgctaaatgcttgcttagtatgaggattgctgtaaagtcatggacactagtcagtgactcgatgcaatttgctgggttccttatgtaggaaacattatttctgattggcttaatgaactgacctgaattggaatgtttattatgtgaaatgccttgagacgactcttgtcgtgatttgacgctttataaataaacttgaattgaattgaattgaatcagtaAAAGGAACGCTCGTGTCTCTCGAGTTTGTGAACAAGCCAgcatagaagaaaaagaagactaTTTACAATGCAGATTGAAAACataaattcataatttgtaagtagTAACACTTTTTTAATAAATTAGAATTGgtacaaaaaacacaaatttGACAGTTCCTAACCTGACGATGGGCGTCTGTAGAACTGAGGACACAGAGAGGGATCTGGGGGGATTGGCCCAGAAAGTGTTGAAGGTCCTTCACACATCTGAAGAATTAAAGGACACACAAAGGGTACAGTATCACTGGCAGGCATTCAagtgatgtttaatattaaaacaGCTGATTGAATCAATTGTTAGTACACAATGTACTTTATGACAAATAATACCAGCGACACTAATTATCTTGAGCCtacaagaataataataattgggTTTATTATGGCTTTCAAACCAAACATACTTTATGTATCCCGTGTAAAAATCTTTATAGGCCCATATAAGTACTATAAAGCGAATCTCATCCTGACAATAAAAGCGTTGCACAAACAAGAGCTGACGTTTTCAGCTGTCTTAAGCTGCCCGCCAGTTTTCTACAGCTTCAAAATAAACGAAAACATATCAGATACGCGAACAAATGACAAATGGGATTTTTTTCACGTAGTCATGAAAAGCAGGGCACCACCGGTCATAGCTTAACACCAAGAGAGCTAATCAGCACAAGCTGTTGGGGCTAATTTTCGCCTTAACGTTAATGATAAAAACACGAGTCACGGTTTTCTGTGGCTTTTTATAAATAGCCTCAAGAACTAGGttactttttttttaccttgtaaACCCCTTCGTTGTTTATCTGTGTGGTGTTTTGTTCCCGTACGCCAATGACGCCGACGCATCAACTTGTTGTAGAATTCTTCACCATAGCAACGGAGCACGCGCACACAGACCTAGACCTGATAGAAAAGTAGAGCGCAatgatttacaaattaagcaaACAAAAGACAAACGTATGAACAACTATAAGTATAGACACTGATTACAGAAGTATTAAAATTGTGTTACTGTTAAAAAAAGTGACTGATTTGAAAAGTGACCGCGAGTCCTCTGCTCTGGAGCGGTGCTAGCAGTTATAGTTCTGTGTTAATCCTACTTGAAAACAGCAGTGTTTCCTGAGCATTACCTATCAGGCTGCGTGAAGCCCATGCCAGATGCTAAACAAAACACGCTGCTAATTCATTTTTAGTGATTTATCAAAATACATAAAGTTAGCTGCTTGGTTCTTCATAGTTTTGTGGTGGTATTACGGAGATTTCTTAAGTTGGATTCACCTGTCAAGCAAAAATCAGGGTCTAAATAGATGCAGATATCCCATTTTTTTCTCACATCAATTTAAATGCTATTATAGACAAATAATATATGACACATACTGAGTGTTTGAAAATATTGAAGTTTAAAGCATTAGAAAATGCACCAGAGGACTAAAACAatcaaatgtgttttatttatttatttattttagtgatTAACTAGGAATCGTCCTTACTATCATACTATTACTAtcgttttaaaatgtgtttcctgCACAATGGAGTTATAGACACGACGTGtgtaataaaactaaacaaaAGTTCAGCAGTCTAAAATGTCACTTGCACAACGGCCCCGCCCTCAGCAGGTCAGACCGCGCATGCTCATTGCGTTTGTCTGCGCTTTCCCCTTCAAACAGCTGCTCCGAACAGAGCTGTGAAAACCCTGCACACTCCGATTTTTAAACAAGGTAAGAAAGGTTGATCACCAGTggatttttattttcaaaaagttattatcacacTTGTTCATTTGCGTGGTGTCTAGTTGTTGTAAACAGTCGCTTGGTTGTCATA carries:
- the enkd1 gene encoding enkurin domain-containing protein 1, which codes for MCEGPSTLSGPIPPDPSLCPQFYRRPSSARGRLEGNHDKPLALFLGPLAPDPVLYPDCYSAHTLIQRPRINPNATHILEHGRKGLVGELLKLDGVSVTPVPKQKQKVQDFRKENVRRLREIQKRCKEQEAERAQSGPVPVKALWTSSKYQNTPSKVMAHLEVSSPAVKPQCQNFLKAHSNCSSASPSKSSPVVVQHPASCSSTQDPDLKLQVQGQAIDFIKHNARSAGKTVVRRSQSLTNLRENPVPSAIKGQVPQYLVERKEQWRKEKEEKRRNTPDPTVPAGHTLMPENERQETLKTLKSTHRSLVTELLSLPLKADNLSVRSHRTYLDYRLSEIEEAIKIFSRDKVYVKNDS